ACGTCCAACTCCAGCCGGAATCCCTCGCGGTGGGCGTGCAGCCACTCCAGGGCTCCGACGCCGACCTGGTGGATGAGACGCGTGTGGGTCATCCCGGTACCCCCTGTCCGTCGGCTGCGCGCAGCCGGTCGAGGGTCAGCGCGGCGGCGAAGGCGGTCATCAGGGTCGAGTGGTAGCAGTCGAGGAAGGCGGGTGCGGTCGTACGGCTGCCTCGTCCGCCGACCTCGGGGACGGCGCCCGTGTCGTCCTGGGCGACCGCGAGCCGCGCCCAGGACTCCTGGAGCAGGGCCCGCTCCGGCGGGCCGGGCAGGCTGCTCGCCACGGCCAGGAGTTCGCAGCCGAGGTCCCACTGCTCGTCCTCCAGACAGGTGTCGAGCCAGGGCGGGAGCCAGTGCCGCAGGTAGTCCGCGACCGGCGGCGGCACGGCCCGCGGGGTCAGGCCCCAGTCGGTGAGATGGAAGATCACGTGGGTGAGCGTGTAGCCGGCGGCGAGTTCGAAGGTCCACGGCTCAGGCAGCCCGGCGAGCCAGGTGCGTTCCAGCGCCCGACCCATGTCCCCGTGCTCCGGGAGGCCGCTGCGGCGCTCGGAGTTGAGCACGCTCAGGCGCCGGTTGGGTTCCTGCTCCGTCACCTGCCAGCCGCGGGTGCGGGCCACCGTCGCGGTGGCGTTCTCGTAGCGGTCGTGGCGCAGGCCCGCCGAGGCGAAAGCCGCGTAGACCTCCAGCGGATACGTGGCGAAGGGTTCGAGGCGCTGCAACTCCACGAACAGGGCGCCCCGACCGGTCTGTTGCCACGCGAAGGCCAGCAGGTCGGACGCCAGCACGTGGAGCGGGTCGGTCCGTTCGGTGTGCCGCCGTACGCAGACGCACACCTGGG
Above is a window of Streptomyces griseorubiginosus DNA encoding:
- a CDS encoding DUF6895 family protein, encoding MTAAPEVRPARGVRELGEAALRWVSAHRDGFALDEDALAEHGDVNTTWKPLGELAQVCVCVRRHTERTDPLHVLASDLLAFAWQQTGRGALFVELQRLEPFATYPLEVYAAFASAGLRHDRYENATATVARTRGWQVTEQEPNRRLSVLNSERRSGLPEHGDMGRALERTWLAGLPEPWTFELAAGYTLTHVIFHLTDWGLTPRAVPPPVADYLRHWLPPWLDTCLEDEQWDLGCELLAVASSLPGPPERALLQESWARLAVAQDDTGAVPEVGGRGSRTTAPAFLDCYHSTLMTAFAAALTLDRLRAADGQGVPG